GCAGTTCGACGAGCATCTGCCCGAAATTCTGAACGCGCTCGAGACCGAGAACCAGGGCAACCGCCTCGTTCTTGAGGTCGCCCAGCATCTTGGCGAGAACACCGTTCGCACCATCGCCATGGACTCGACCGAAGGTCTCGTCCGCGGCCAGCAGGTGGTCGATACGGGCGAGCCGATCGCCGTTCCGGTCGGCGCGAAGACGCTCGGCCGCATCATGAACGTCATCGGCGAGCCGGTGGACGAGCTGGGGCCGATCGAGACTTCCGACAGCCGCCCGATCCATGCACCGGCGCCGTCCTATGTGGACCAGGCGACGGAATCGGAAATTCTGGTCACGGGCATCAAGGTCGTCGATCTGCTCGCGCCTTACGCCAAGGGCGGCAAGATCGGCCTGTTCGGCGGCGCGGGCGTCGGCAAGACCGTGCTCATCATGGAGCTGATCAACAACGTCGCGAAGGCTCACGGTGGTTACTCCGTGTTCGCCGGCGTCGGCGAGCGTACGCGCGAGGGCAACGACCTCTATCACGAGATGATCGAGTCCGGCGTGAACAAGGATCCGAAGGAAGGTTCCATCGAGGGTTCGAAATGCGCCCTCGTGTACGGCCAGATGAACGAGCCTCCGGGAGCCCGCGCTCGCGTGGCCCTGTCGGGGCTGACAGTCGCCGAGTCCTTCCGTGACGAAGGTCAGGACGTGCTGTTCTTCGTGGACAACATCTTCCGCTTCACCCAGGCCGGTTCCGAAGTGTCCGCCCTGTTGGGCCGCATTCCCTCGGCCGTGGGCTATCAGCCGACGCTGGCCACGGACATGGGCGCCCTGCAGGAGCGGATCACCACCACCCAGAAGGGTTCGATCACGTCCGTGCAGGCCATTTACGTGCCGGCCGACGACCTGACCGACCCGGCCCCGGCGACCTCGTTCGCCCATCTGGACGCCACCACCGTGCTGTCGCGCACCATCGCCGAGAAGGGTATCTACCCGGCCGTGGACCCGCTCGACTCCACCTCGCGCATGCTCGACCCGCGCATCCTCGGTGAAGAGCACTACGCCGTGGCCCGCCAGGTGCAGGAGATCCTGCAACGCTATAAGGCCCTGCAGGACATCATCGCCATTCTCGGCATGGACGAGCTTTCCGAAGAGGACAAGCTCACCGTGGCCCGCGCCCGTAAGATCGAGCGCTTCCTGTCGCAGCCGTTCCACGTTGCCGAGGTCTTCACCGGTTCGCCGGGCGTCCTCGTCGACCTCAAGGACACGATCGCGGGCTTCAAGGGCCTGTGCGACGGCGACTACGATCACCTGCCTGAGGCGGCGTTCTACATGGTCGGCACCATCGAGGAAGCCGTCGCCAAGGCCGAGAAGCTTGCAGCCGAGGCCGCTTAATGCCCGATCCGTTCAAGTTCGAACTGGTATCGCCCGAGAAA
This genomic window from Methyloceanibacter caenitepidi contains:
- the atpD gene encoding F0F1 ATP synthase subunit beta, whose protein sequence is MAKKPVVAETKKQEKRIAEGKGPKGHIRQVTGAVVDVQFDEHLPEILNALETENQGNRLVLEVAQHLGENTVRTIAMDSTEGLVRGQQVVDTGEPIAVPVGAKTLGRIMNVIGEPVDELGPIETSDSRPIHAPAPSYVDQATESEILVTGIKVVDLLAPYAKGGKIGLFGGAGVGKTVLIMELINNVAKAHGGYSVFAGVGERTREGNDLYHEMIESGVNKDPKEGSIEGSKCALVYGQMNEPPGARARVALSGLTVAESFRDEGQDVLFFVDNIFRFTQAGSEVSALLGRIPSAVGYQPTLATDMGALQERITTTQKGSITSVQAIYVPADDLTDPAPATSFAHLDATTVLSRTIAEKGIYPAVDPLDSTSRMLDPRILGEEHYAVARQVQEILQRYKALQDIIAILGMDELSEEDKLTVARARKIERFLSQPFHVAEVFTGSPGVLVDLKDTIAGFKGLCDGDYDHLPEAAFYMVGTIEEAVAKAEKLAAEAA